One window of the Klebsiella oxytoca genome contains the following:
- the ghrA gene encoding glyoxylate/hydroxypyruvate reductase GhrA, producing MDIIFYHPTFDTSFWISQLEKQLPGSRVREWKSGDDQPADYALVWHPPVEMLQGRELKAVFALGAGVDSILSKLREHPEMLPLSTPLFRLEDTGMGLQMQEYAVSQVLHWFRRFDDYQALKQEARWQPLDEYQREDFTIGIMGAGVLGAKVAESLQSWGFPLRSWSRSRKSWPQVTSFAGEKELSDFLRGTRVLINLLPNTAETVGIINQALLSQLPDNSYVLNLARGVHVVEDDLLAALDSGKLKGAMLDVFSREPLPKESPLWRHPRVAMTPHVAAVTRPLEAIAYIAKTIGQLERGETVSGQVDRLLGY from the coding sequence ATGGATATCATCTTTTACCACCCGACGTTCGACACCTCTTTCTGGATTTCACAACTGGAAAAACAGCTGCCCGGCTCGCGAGTTCGTGAGTGGAAATCCGGCGATGATCAACCCGCTGACTACGCTCTGGTCTGGCATCCGCCGGTAGAAATGCTGCAGGGACGTGAGCTCAAGGCGGTCTTTGCCCTCGGTGCTGGTGTCGATTCAATTCTTAGTAAGCTACGGGAGCACCCGGAAATGCTGCCGTTGTCGACTCCGCTATTTCGTCTGGAGGACACCGGCATGGGATTGCAGATGCAAGAGTATGCGGTGAGCCAGGTTCTGCACTGGTTTCGTCGCTTCGACGACTATCAGGCGTTAAAGCAGGAGGCCCGCTGGCAGCCGTTGGATGAATATCAGCGTGAAGATTTTACGATCGGAATAATGGGGGCCGGCGTGCTCGGTGCGAAGGTGGCCGAAAGCTTGCAGAGCTGGGGATTCCCGCTACGTAGCTGGAGTCGGAGCCGCAAATCCTGGCCTCAGGTAACGAGTTTTGCTGGTGAAAAAGAGCTGAGTGATTTCCTCAGGGGTACACGAGTGCTGATAAACCTGCTGCCTAACACGGCGGAAACCGTCGGAATTATTAATCAGGCGCTTCTGTCGCAGCTGCCGGATAACAGTTATGTGCTGAACCTGGCTCGCGGCGTACATGTAGTTGAGGACGATCTGCTGGCGGCGCTCGACAGCGGAAAGCTGAAAGGGGCGATGCTGGATGTATTCAGCCGTGAACCGCTGCCGAAGGAGAGCCCGTTATGGCGCCATCCGCGCGTGGCGATGACGCCGCATGTGGCCGCGGTCACCCGGCCTCTGGAAGCCATTGCCTATATCGCAAAAACAATCGGTCAGTTAGAGCGAGGTGAAACGGTAAGCGGGCAGGTCGATCGACTGTTGGGATACTAA
- a CDS encoding phosphatase, with protein MYPVDLHMHTVASTHAYSTLHDYIAQAKRKGIKLFAITDHGPDMADAPHHWHFINMRIWPRLVDGIGILRGIEANIKNTQGEIDCTGPMLTSLDLIIAGFHEPVFPPQDKSTNTEAMIATIASGAVHIISHPGNPKFPVDIPAIAAAAAKHHVALEINNSSFVSSRIGSEDNCRAVAAAVRDAGGWVALGSDSHTAFTLGEFGECRKILDAVGFPEERILNVTPRRLLNFLESRGMPAIPEFAEL; from the coding sequence ATGTATCCTGTTGACCTGCACATGCATACCGTCGCCAGTACCCACGCTTACAGCACCCTGCACGATTATATTGCGCAAGCAAAACGCAAAGGGATCAAACTCTTTGCCATTACCGATCATGGCCCTGATATGGCCGATGCGCCGCACCACTGGCATTTTATTAATATGCGTATCTGGCCGCGACTGGTGGATGGCATCGGTATCCTGCGCGGTATCGAAGCCAATATCAAAAATACTCAGGGCGAAATAGACTGTACCGGCCCGATGCTAACTTCGCTGGATCTGATTATTGCCGGTTTTCATGAACCCGTGTTCCCACCTCAGGATAAATCGACTAATACTGAGGCGATGATCGCCACCATAGCGAGCGGCGCGGTGCATATTATCAGCCATCCAGGTAATCCTAAGTTCCCCGTTGATATTCCGGCCATTGCCGCTGCGGCGGCGAAGCACCATGTAGCGCTGGAAATCAATAACTCGTCTTTTGTCTCTTCGCGAATCGGCAGTGAAGATAATTGTCGTGCCGTTGCGGCGGCCGTGCGCGATGCCGGCGGTTGGGTTGCGCTGGGCTCGGACTCTCATACTGCGTTTACGCTCGGTGAATTTGGCGAGTGCCGTAAAATCCTTGATGCCGTCGGTTTTCCGGAAGAGCGAATTCTTAACGTGACGCCCCGGCGTCTGCTTAATTTTCTTGAATCGCGTGGGATGCCTGCGATTCCTGAATTTGCTGAACTTTAA
- a CDS encoding molecular chaperone gives MNEFSILCRVLGSLYYRQPQDPLLVPLFTLIREGKLAASWPLEQDELLERLQKSCDISSLATDYNALFVGEECAVPPYRSAWVEGATEAEVRDFLSAHGVPVGEGAADHFGSLLLAASWLEDHVPQDETEVLETLFAEYLLPWCGAFLGKVEAHATTPFWRTMATLTREALSAMWDELQEDNEQ, from the coding sequence ATGAACGAGTTTTCAATCCTCTGCCGCGTGCTGGGCTCTCTCTATTATCGTCAGCCGCAGGACCCGCTGCTGGTTCCGCTATTTACCCTTATCCGTGAAGGGAAGCTGGCGGCGAGCTGGCCGCTGGAGCAGGATGAACTGCTGGAGCGCCTGCAAAAGAGCTGCGATATTTCGTCTCTGGCTACCGACTACAATGCGCTGTTTGTGGGGGAAGAGTGCGCCGTTCCGCCCTATCGTAGCGCATGGGTAGAAGGCGCAACGGAAGCTGAAGTTCGTGATTTTCTCAGCGCGCACGGTGTTCCCGTAGGAGAGGGCGCGGCGGATCATTTCGGCTCCTTGCTGCTGGCAGCCTCATGGCTGGAAGATCACGTTCCGCAAGATGAGACCGAGGTTCTGGAAACGCTGTTTGCTGAGTATCTTTTACCCTGGTGCGGGGCGTTCCTTGGCAAAGTCGAAGCGCATGCGACAACGCCGTTCTGGCGCACAATGGCCACGCTGACCCGAGAAGCGCTCTCCGCCATGTGGGATGAGCTTCAGGAAGACAATGAGCAATAA
- a CDS encoding DUF1097 domain-containing protein, translated as MNILFAIALTTGILSGIWGWVAVALGLLSWAGFLGCTAYFACPQGGLKGLLISTCTVMSGVAWALVIIHASALAPQLEILSYMMTGLVAFLMCIQARQLLLSFVPGTFIGACSTFASNGDWRIVVPSLALGLLFGYAMKNSGLWLAARAEKNKPLANESN; from the coding sequence ATGAACATACTCTTCGCAATCGCATTAACGACAGGCATTCTCTCCGGTATCTGGGGATGGGTGGCGGTCGCTTTGGGCCTGCTGAGCTGGGCGGGATTTCTTGGCTGTACGGCTTACTTTGCCTGTCCGCAAGGGGGCTTGAAAGGTCTGCTGATCTCAACCTGCACGGTAATGAGCGGCGTGGCGTGGGCATTAGTCATTATTCATGCCAGCGCCCTGGCGCCGCAGCTGGAAATCCTGAGCTACATGATGACCGGGCTCGTGGCATTCCTTATGTGCATACAGGCGCGCCAGCTGTTGCTCTCTTTTGTGCCAGGCACCTTCATCGGCGCGTGTTCAACGTTTGCCAGTAACGGGGACTGGCGTATTGTTGTCCCTTCGCTGGCGCTGGGGCTGCTATTCGGCTATGCCATGAAGAATAGCGGACTGTGGCTGGCAGCTCGCGCGGAGAAAAATAAACCTCTTGCGAATGAAAGCAATTAA
- a CDS encoding type 1 fimbrial protein, whose protein sequence is MKKQACVLTAAICTLSGIFNPVMAEQVQAGVIYFYGQVVETPCQLDAVNHQVFMDCPNQKTVRISTQQLEKGNIHNENIRSAQIRYLNPQKTLAIVEVDYR, encoded by the coding sequence ATGAAGAAACAGGCATGTGTATTAACGGCAGCTATATGTACTCTTTCTGGGATATTTAATCCGGTGATGGCTGAACAGGTACAGGCTGGCGTCATCTACTTCTATGGGCAAGTAGTGGAAACTCCCTGTCAGTTGGATGCGGTCAACCACCAGGTTTTTATGGATTGTCCAAACCAGAAGACGGTACGGATTTCGACTCAGCAGCTTGAAAAAGGAAATATTCATAACGAGAACATTCGCTCTGCGCAAATAAGATATCTGAACCCGCAGAAGACCCTTGCTATTGTGGAAGTCGATTATCGGTAG
- the ymdB gene encoding O-acetyl-ADP-ribose deacetylase gives MAVQPEVILGDITKLAVDVIVNAANPSLLGGGGVDGAIHRAAGPALLAACKVVRQQQGECPPGHAVITSAGDLPASAVIHAVGPVWHGGDRQEAEVLADAYKNSLQLASANNFRSIAFPAISTGVYGYPKQAAAEIAVRTVNSFLTRYNPLERVYFVCFDAETAGIYNQVLAASRAQFGHHNKI, from the coding sequence ATGGCTGTTCAACCTGAAGTTATTCTCGGCGACATTACCAAACTTGCGGTCGACGTCATCGTCAATGCCGCAAACCCATCATTGCTTGGCGGCGGCGGGGTTGATGGTGCAATCCATCGCGCTGCGGGGCCTGCACTGCTGGCTGCCTGTAAAGTGGTGCGGCAGCAGCAGGGGGAATGTCCACCGGGCCATGCGGTTATTACCAGCGCAGGGGATTTACCCGCCAGTGCGGTTATTCACGCCGTGGGGCCCGTCTGGCACGGTGGTGACAGGCAGGAGGCGGAAGTACTGGCTGACGCCTATAAAAATAGCCTGCAGCTGGCTTCGGCAAACAATTTTCGATCGATTGCGTTTCCTGCCATTAGTACCGGCGTTTATGGCTACCCTAAACAAGCCGCCGCGGAGATAGCCGTGAGGACGGTGAATTCATTTCTTACTCGCTACAATCCTCTGGAGCGCGTGTATTTCGTTTGCTTTGATGCCGAAACCGCCGGTATCTATAACCAGGTACTGGCAGCGAGTCGGGCGCAATTCGGCCACCATAATAAGATATGA
- a CDS encoding TetR/AcrR family transcriptional regulator codes for MAEGKVLQKQRLRRMEIVVAAQQCFAEKGLHGASVADIARKAGLSVGQLYRSFTSKEEIIEVIVSEIVNARVGEMVAGNQDLPRMAMVLAGVLPTAEHTKNDNYLLMEINAEASRNPRLREILNQADRRLKEEGGRLTRQYHPDMTDDQINIACEFIAILTEGAAYRCDLATASTVDKSAMETLYHDIFQLLCAKK; via the coding sequence GTGGCTGAAGGGAAGGTTCTACAAAAACAGCGGCTTCGCAGGATGGAAATTGTTGTCGCCGCACAGCAATGCTTTGCGGAAAAGGGCCTGCATGGCGCCTCCGTAGCGGATATTGCGCGCAAGGCGGGTCTGAGCGTAGGCCAGCTTTATCGTAGTTTCACCAGCAAAGAAGAGATAATCGAAGTCATCGTCAGCGAGATTGTCAACGCCAGAGTGGGTGAGATGGTTGCCGGAAACCAAGATTTACCCCGTATGGCGATGGTTTTAGCGGGCGTGCTCCCGACGGCTGAACATACAAAAAACGATAATTATCTGCTGATGGAAATTAACGCCGAGGCGTCCCGTAACCCCCGGCTGCGGGAAATCTTAAACCAGGCCGATCGTCGCCTGAAAGAAGAGGGCGGGCGGCTTACCCGGCAATATCATCCCGATATGACAGATGATCAAATCAATATCGCCTGCGAATTTATCGCGATCCTGACGGAAGGAGCAGCCTATCGTTGCGATCTGGCAACGGCATCGACGGTGGATAAGTCGGCGATGGAAACCCTGTATCACGATATCTTTCAGCTCTTGTGCGCCAAAAAATAA
- the mdoC gene encoding glucans biosynthesis protein MdoC, with the protein MNNTPVEREYFFDSIRAWLMLLGIPFHISLIYSSHSWHVNSAEPSWWLTLFNDFIHAFRMQVFFVISGYFSYMLFLRYPLKKWWKVRVERVGIPMLTAIPLLTVPQFIMLQYVNGKAQYWHTLSGYDKFNTLAWELISHLWFLLVLVVLTSLGVVMFKWLTHQRSATAPTFGDTVTLGQLSMIFLALGVLYAVIRRTIFMLYPPILSNGLFNFIVMQTLFYLPFFILGAQTFINPRLKTMFTTPSPWCFGAALLGFIAYRLNQQYGSGDGWMYETEYVITMVLGLWMVNVVFSLGHRLLNFQSARVTYFVNASLFIYLVHHPLTLLYGAWITPIIKSNTLGFITGLVFVVGIALVLYEIHLRIPLLRFLFSGKFQAKTAKPQISTN; encoded by the coding sequence ATGAATAATACTCCGGTAGAGCGTGAATATTTTTTCGACAGCATCCGCGCGTGGTTGATGCTGTTGGGGATCCCTTTTCACATTTCGCTTATATACTCCAGCCATAGCTGGCATGTGAACAGCGCAGAGCCTTCCTGGTGGCTGACGTTGTTTAATGATTTCATCCATGCCTTTCGCATGCAGGTTTTCTTTGTGATTTCCGGGTATTTTTCCTACATGCTGTTTCTGCGCTATCCGCTTAAAAAATGGTGGAAAGTACGCGTTGAGCGCGTAGGAATTCCTATGTTAACGGCGATTCCGCTGCTGACCGTGCCGCAATTTATTATGCTGCAGTACGTCAATGGTAAAGCGCAGTACTGGCATACTCTCTCAGGCTACGACAAATTCAACACTCTTGCCTGGGAGCTGATTTCCCACTTGTGGTTTTTGTTGGTCCTGGTGGTGCTGACGTCGTTGGGAGTTGTCATGTTTAAATGGCTCACGCACCAGCGTTCTGCCACAGCGCCCACCTTTGGTGACACCGTCACATTAGGTCAGCTGTCGATGATTTTTCTTGCTCTGGGCGTGCTGTATGCGGTAATCCGCCGCACCATTTTTATGCTCTATCCGCCCATTCTCAGCAACGGTTTGTTCAACTTTATCGTCATGCAGACGCTGTTTTACCTGCCTTTCTTTATTCTCGGCGCCCAGACGTTTATTAATCCGCGCCTGAAAACGATGTTTACGACCCCATCGCCCTGGTGCTTTGGCGCAGCTTTGCTGGGATTCATAGCATACCGCCTGAATCAACAGTACGGCTCTGGCGATGGCTGGATGTATGAGACCGAATACGTTATTACCATGGTGCTGGGACTGTGGATGGTTAACGTCGTCTTTTCGCTTGGCCATCGTCTGTTGAATTTCCAGTCAGCGCGTGTCACCTATTTCGTTAATGCATCACTCTTTATCTATCTGGTGCATCATCCTCTGACCCTGCTTTACGGAGCCTGGATAACCCCGATCATTAAATCCAATACGCTTGGATTTATTACCGGACTGGTTTTTGTGGTTGGAATTGCTCTGGTTCTGTATGAAATTCATCTGCGGATACCGCTATTGCGCTTTCTTTTTTCCGGAAAGTTTCAGGCAAAAACCGCTAAGCCACAGATATCGACCAATTAG
- the mdoG gene encoding glucans biosynthesis protein MdoG, with protein MKHKPQMMKMRWLSAAVMLSLCTSSAWAFSIDDVAKEAQKLAGKGFEAPKSNLPSTFRDMKYADYQQIQFNHDKAYWNNLKSPFKLEFYHQGMYFDTPVTINEVTATSVRKIKYSPDYFNFGNVQHDKDTVKDLGFAGFKVLYPINSKDKNDEIVSMLGASYFRVLGQGQVYGLSARGLAIDTALPSGEEFPRFREFWIERPKATDKRLTIYALLDSPRATGAYRFVVMPGRDTVVDVQSKVYLRDKVGKLGVAPLTSMFLFGPHQPSPTANYRPALHDSNGLSILAGNGEWIWRPLNNPKHLAVSSYAMENPQGFGLLQRGRQFSRFEDLDDRYDLRPSAWITPKGDWGKGKVELVEIPTNDETNDNIVTYWTPDQLPEPGKEMNFKYTITFSRDEDKLHAPDSAYVMQTRRSTGDVKQSNLIRQPDGTIAFIVDFTGAEMKKLPTDTPVTAQASIGDNAEIVENTVRYNPVTKGWRMILRVKVKDPKKTTDMRAALVNADQTLSETWSYQLPANE; from the coding sequence ATGAAACATAAACCACAGATGATGAAAATGCGTTGGTTAAGCGCAGCCGTAATGTTGTCCCTGTGTACTTCATCTGCATGGGCATTCAGCATTGATGACGTCGCAAAAGAGGCTCAAAAGTTAGCCGGCAAAGGCTTTGAAGCCCCAAAAAGTAACCTGCCCTCTACATTCCGCGATATGAAGTATGCGGACTATCAGCAAATTCAGTTTAATCACGATAAAGCTTATTGGAATAATCTGAAAAGCCCATTCAAACTCGAGTTTTATCACCAGGGGATGTATTTCGATACGCCGGTCACCATTAATGAAGTGACGGCAACCAGCGTGCGTAAAATTAAATATAGCCCGGACTATTTCAATTTTGGCAACGTTCAGCACGACAAAGACACGGTTAAAGATCTGGGTTTTGCGGGCTTCAAAGTCCTCTATCCGATCAACAGCAAAGACAAGAACGATGAAATTGTCAGCATGCTTGGAGCCAGCTACTTCCGCGTGCTTGGTCAAGGGCAGGTGTATGGGCTGTCTGCCCGTGGGCTTGCTATCGATACCGCGCTGCCCTCAGGCGAAGAGTTTCCCCGTTTTCGTGAGTTCTGGATTGAGCGCCCGAAAGCCACCGATAAACGTCTGACGATTTATGCACTGCTTGATTCCCCGCGTGCTACCGGCGCCTATCGTTTTGTGGTCATGCCTGGCCGCGATACCGTCGTGGACGTACAGTCCAAAGTCTATCTGCGTGACAAAGTGGGTAAACTGGGCGTCGCGCCGTTGACCAGCATGTTCCTGTTTGGTCCGCATCAGCCGTCCCCGACCGCTAACTATCGTCCGGCGCTACACGACTCCAACGGTCTTTCTATCCTGGCGGGTAACGGCGAATGGATCTGGCGACCGCTGAATAATCCGAAACATCTTGCCGTCAGCAGCTATGCAATGGAAAACCCGCAGGGTTTTGGCCTGCTGCAGCGCGGCCGTCAGTTCTCTCGTTTCGAAGATCTTGACGATCGCTACGATCTGCGCCCAAGCGCGTGGATTACGCCTAAGGGTGATTGGGGTAAAGGTAAAGTCGAACTGGTCGAAATTCCAACCAACGATGAAACTAACGATAACATCGTAACCTACTGGACGCCGGATCAGCTGCCGGAACCCGGTAAAGAAATGAACTTCAAGTACACCATCACCTTCAGTCGCGATGAAGACAAACTGCACGCGCCGGATAGTGCATACGTGATGCAGACTCGTCGTTCAACGGGTGACGTTAAGCAATCTAATCTGATCCGTCAGCCGGATGGCACAATTGCTTTTATCGTTGATTTCACCGGCGCCGAGATGAAAAAGCTGCCCACCGATACGCCGGTAACCGCACAGGCAAGCATCGGTGATAACGCTGAAATTGTCGAAAATACCGTGCGCTACAACCCAGTGACTAAAGGCTGGCGTATGATCCTGCGCGTTAAAGTGAAAGATCCTAAGAAAACCACGGATATGCGCGCCGCGTTGGTCAATGCTGACCAGACGCTGAGCGAAACCTGGAGCTACCAGCTGCCTGCCAATGAATAA
- the mdoH gene encoding glucans biosynthesis glucosyltransferase MdoH: MNKITKYIDALPLSDAEKGALPDANLQAVHEALDAEHHVFKREDDSPLGSVKARLEHSWPDSLAGNQLVKDDEGRTQLNAMPKAKRSSMFPDPWRTNPIGRFWDRLRGRDVTPRYLARLSKEEQESEQKWRTVGSIRRYILLLLTLAQTVVATWYMKTILPYQGWALINPADMVGQNLWISFMQLLPYVLQSGILILFAVLFCWVSAGFWTALMGFLQLLIGRDKYSISASTVGNEPLNPEHRTALIMPICNEDVDRVFAGLRATWESVKASGNAAHFDVYILSDSYNPDICVAEQKAWMELIAEVQGEGQIFYRRRRRRVKRKSGNIDDFCRRWGSQYSYMVVLDADSVMSGECLSGLVRLMEANPNAGIIQSSPRASGMDTLYARCQQFATRVYGPLFTAGLHFWQLGESHYWGHNAIIRVKPFIEHCALAPLPGEGNFAGSILSHDFVEAALMRRAGWGVWIAYDLPGSYEELPPNLLDELKRDRRWCQGNLMNFRLFLVKGMHPVHRAVFLTGVMSYLSAPLWFMFLALSTALQVVHALTEPQYFLQPRQLFPVWPQWRPELAIALFASTMVLLFLPKLLSIILVWCKGPKEYGGFVRVTLSLLLEVLFSVLLAPVRMLFHTVFVVSAFLGWEVVWNSPQRDDDSTPWGEAFMRHGSQMLLGLVWAVGMAWLDLRFLFWLAPIVVSLILSPFVSAISSRATIGLRTKRWKLFLIPEEYSPPQVLKDTDAYLTLNRQRSLDDGFMHAVFNPSFNALATAMATARHRHGHILDIARERHVEQALNETPDKLNRDRRLVLLSDPVTMSRMHYRVWAAPEKYSSWVGAYQQLTLNPLALKTK; the protein is encoded by the coding sequence ATGAATAAGATAACGAAGTACATCGACGCATTGCCGCTGTCGGATGCGGAAAAAGGCGCCTTGCCTGACGCAAATCTGCAGGCCGTACATGAAGCACTGGACGCTGAACATCACGTATTTAAACGCGAAGACGACTCCCCGCTGGGCTCGGTCAAAGCGCGGCTGGAGCACAGCTGGCCTGACTCCCTGGCCGGGAATCAGCTGGTTAAGGATGACGAAGGGCGCACTCAGCTGAACGCAATGCCGAAAGCAAAACGTTCCTCTATGTTCCCGGATCCCTGGCGCACTAACCCGATAGGGCGTTTCTGGGATCGGCTGCGCGGCCGCGACGTAACTCCGCGCTATCTTGCTCGCCTGAGTAAAGAAGAGCAGGAGAGCGAACAGAAATGGCGTACCGTCGGCTCCATCCGTCGCTACATCCTTCTGCTGCTGACGCTGGCGCAGACCGTTGTGGCGACCTGGTACATGAAAACCATTTTGCCCTACCAGGGCTGGGCGCTGATAAACCCGGCAGATATGGTGGGACAGAACCTGTGGATTTCCTTTATGCAGCTGCTGCCTTATGTGCTGCAGTCGGGGATCCTGATTCTGTTCGCCGTGCTTTTTTGCTGGGTTTCTGCGGGATTCTGGACCGCGCTGATGGGCTTCCTGCAGCTGCTTATCGGCCGCGATAAGTACAGTATTTCCGCGTCAACGGTCGGGAATGAGCCGCTAAACCCGGAGCATCGCACCGCGCTTATCATGCCTATTTGTAACGAAGACGTTGACCGCGTATTCGCGGGCCTGCGCGCCACCTGGGAGTCGGTAAAAGCCAGCGGTAATGCCGCACACTTTGATGTCTATATCCTGAGCGATAGCTACAACCCGGACATCTGCGTGGCGGAGCAAAAAGCGTGGATGGAGCTGATTGCTGAAGTGCAGGGCGAAGGGCAGATATTCTATCGTCGCCGTCGCCGTCGGGTGAAGCGTAAAAGCGGTAACATCGATGACTTCTGCCGCCGCTGGGGTAGCCAGTACAGCTATATGGTGGTGCTAGATGCTGACTCGGTGATGAGCGGGGAGTGTCTGAGCGGCCTGGTACGCCTGATGGAAGCGAACCCGAACGCCGGGATCATCCAGTCGTCGCCGCGCGCGTCGGGTATGGATACGCTCTATGCGCGCTGTCAGCAGTTCGCCACCCGCGTCTACGGTCCGCTGTTTACTGCCGGTCTGCACTTCTGGCAGCTGGGCGAGTCGCATTACTGGGGCCACAATGCCATTATCCGCGTGAAACCGTTTATTGAGCACTGTGCTCTGGCGCCGTTACCTGGTGAGGGTAACTTCGCGGGTTCCATTCTGTCACACGACTTCGTGGAAGCCGCCCTGATGCGTCGCGCCGGTTGGGGGGTGTGGATTGCTTACGATCTCCCCGGTTCATATGAAGAGCTGCCGCCAAACCTGCTGGACGAACTGAAGCGCGACCGCCGCTGGTGTCAGGGGAACCTGATGAACTTCCGCCTGTTCCTGGTCAAAGGGATGCACCCGGTTCACCGCGCGGTCTTCCTGACCGGCGTGATGTCGTACCTGTCGGCGCCGCTGTGGTTTATGTTCCTCGCGCTGTCAACCGCCTTGCAGGTCGTGCATGCTTTGACCGAGCCGCAGTACTTCCTGCAGCCTCGACAGCTGTTCCCGGTATGGCCTCAGTGGCGCCCGGAGCTGGCCATCGCCCTGTTTGCTTCGACAATGGTGCTGCTGTTCCTGCCAAAGCTGCTGAGTATTATTCTCGTATGGTGTAAAGGGCCAAAAGAGTATGGCGGATTCGTTCGCGTGACGCTTTCTCTGCTACTGGAAGTGCTCTTTTCCGTGCTGCTGGCGCCGGTACGTATGCTGTTCCATACCGTGTTTGTGGTTAGCGCGTTCCTGGGCTGGGAAGTGGTGTGGAATTCACCGCAGCGCGATGACGACTCAACGCCGTGGGGCGAAGCGTTTATGCGTCATGGGTCACAGATGCTGCTGGGCCTGGTCTGGGCGGTAGGGATGGCGTGGCTGGATCTGCGTTTCCTGTTCTGGCTGGCACCGATCGTGGTCTCGCTGATCCTGTCGCCGTTTGTGTCGGCAATTTCCAGCCGCGCGACGATTGGTCTGCGTACCAAACGCTGGAAGCTGTTCCTGATCCCGGAGGAGTATTCTCCGCCGCAGGTGCTAAAGGATACCGACGCTTACCTGACGCTGAACCGTCAGCGTTCTCTGGACGATGGTTTTATGCACGCGGTATTTAACCCATCTTTCAACGCGCTGGCAACGGCGATGGCCACCGCGCGTCACCGTCACGGCCATATTCTGGATATCGCTCGCGAACGTCATGTTGAACAGGCGCTGAACGAGACGCCGGATAAACTCAACCGCGACCGTCGTCTGGTATTGCTGAGCGACCCGGTCACGATGTCACGCATGCACTATCGCGTATGGGCCGCACCGGAGAAGTACTCTTCGTGGGTAGGGGCCTATCAGCAGCTGACGTTGAATCCGCTGGCGTTAAAAACGAAGTAA
- a CDS encoding YceK/YidQ family lipoprotein has product MRVVLVVAMTLLLSGCGSIISRTVPGQGHGNQYYPGVQWDIRDSAWRYITILDLPFSLVFDTLLLPLDASHGPYN; this is encoded by the coding sequence ATGAGAGTTGTGCTGGTTGTCGCAATGACGCTATTGCTTAGCGGCTGCGGGAGTATTATCAGTCGCACGGTGCCAGGGCAGGGGCATGGAAACCAATACTATCCCGGCGTTCAGTGGGATATCCGTGATTCCGCGTGGCGCTATATTACCATCCTCGATCTGCCCTTTTCGCTGGTGTTTGATACGCTACTGCTGCCGCTTGATGCCAGCCATGGACCATATAACTAA
- a CDS encoding MysB family protein: MPKDSMFYATLEEAIDAAREEFLANNPDSDEESANVEQLNIQKYVLQDGDIAWQAEFFADEDEQGECLPILSGQAAQSVFDGDYDEIELRQEWLEENTLHEWDEGEFQLEPSLDTEEGQAAADEWDER, encoded by the coding sequence ATGCCAAAGGATTCGATGTTCTATGCCACGCTCGAAGAAGCAATCGATGCAGCCCGCGAGGAGTTTCTGGCTAATAATCCGGATAGCGACGAAGAAAGCGCCAACGTTGAGCAATTAAATATTCAGAAGTATGTACTGCAGGACGGGGATATCGCCTGGCAAGCAGAGTTTTTTGCCGACGAGGATGAACAAGGTGAATGTCTGCCTATCCTCAGCGGTCAGGCGGCACAAAGCGTCTTTGACGGCGATTATGATGAAATTGAGCTTCGCCAGGAGTGGCTGGAAGAAAACACGCTGCACGAGTGGGATGAAGGCGAATTTCAGCTTGAGCCCTCTCTGGATACGGAAGAGGGACAGGCGGCAGCCGATGAATGGGATGAACGCTAA